The Glycine max cultivar Williams 82 chromosome 12, Glycine_max_v4.0, whole genome shotgun sequence genome window below encodes:
- the LOC100779569 gene encoding uncharacterized protein, translating into MAPRLWSCFRSSSSKGSTTGGGVSDASASRRVVTADLTSEEQKRGGPVVVEMFSSQGCATSPAAELVLSRLGRGDFELEAPVVVLAFHVDYWDYMGWKDPFGASQWTVRQKAYVEALGLDTIFTPQVVVQGKAQCVGNDENALVSAITSAPRFPAPTFQATFTRPAPDSLQVSLTGALRTKVDSDGANVMVALYENGLVTDCPRGENKGRVLSNDYVVRKLEKLCTVKDISAKKTVSGMVNFPLWEGFKSSKCGLAVFVQSKSHQIFGSQSFQLPDDI; encoded by the exons ATGGCGCCGCGTCTCTGGTCCTGCTTCCGCAGCAGCAGTAGCAAGGGCAGCACCACCGGCGGCGGTGTCTCCGACGCCTCCGCCTCGCGGCGCGTGGTGACTGCGGACCTGACATCGGAGGAGCAGAAGCGCGGGGGCCCGGTGGTGGTGGAGATGTTCTCGTCGCAGGGGTGCGCGACTTCGCCGGCGGCGGAGCTGGTGCTGTCGCGGCTGGGGAGAGGGGATTTCGAGCTGGAGGCGCCGGTGGTGGTGCTGGCTTTCCACGTTGACTACTGGGACTATATGGGATGGAAGGATCCGTTCGGGGCCAGCCAGTGGACGGTTCGGCAGAAGGCCTATGTTGAGGCCCTTGGGCTTGACACCATTTTCACGCCACAGGTTGTGGTTCAGGGAAAGGCCCAGTGTGTTGGAAATGACGAGAACGCCCTTGTTTCTGCCATTACTAGTGCTCCTAGGTTCCCTGCTCCAACCTTCCAG GCAACTTTCACCAGGCCTGCACCAGATTCATTGCAAGTGTCCCTAACAGGAGCATTGAGGACCAAGGTGGACAGCGATGGCGCGAATGTCATGGTTGCATTATACGAAAACGGTTTGGTCACCGATTGTCCAAGAGGGGAGAACAAAGGGCGTGTCCTATCCAACGACTATGTTGTTAGAAAGCTCGAAAAGCTCTGCACTGTCAAAGACATCTCTGCCAAGAAAACAGTATCAGGAATGGTTAACTTTCCCTTATGGGAAGGATTCAAAAGCAGCAAATGTGGTTTGGCTGTCTTTGTTCAGAGCAAATCTCACCAGATTTTTGGTTCACAGAGTTTTCAGCTGCCGGATGATATATGA